GTTTCGTTTATGTCGGAAACATCCTCGATCGAGAGGGATCGATCACCTCCTGCCCCGGCTGCGGCGCGACGCTCATCGAGAGGGATTGGCATTCGGTGCGGGCGAACCGCCTTCGCGGAGACGCCTGCCCGGACTGCGGCGCGGCGGTCCCGGGGGTTTTCGAGTAAGGCGAGCGGCCCGGGACGAAGGCGCGGACGCCTCCGCCGATTCCCCGTCGTTCGATGACCGCCGCCGGCCCGGCTACGACATATTCCCGGTATATCGCGATACCCGGTCCGGAGGCGCGCCGGCCCGGCTACGACTCGACGCGCCGCCCCACCGGCCTCGCCTCCACCCGATCGCTCCGGAAGAAGGGGATCAGCAGACGGAGCCGCTTGTTGTCCCAGCCGATGTCCGCGGGCGCGGGAAGCTCGCCGGCGATCACGCCGATGCCGCCGTCCGGTTGCACCATGTAGACCGCCGATCCCTCCCAGCTGGAGACGAGAAAGCCGCGGATCGGGAGAGGGACGAGCCCGTCCAGACCGCCGGCGGGCAGGGTCGCCACGTCGTGGATCGTTCCGTCGTGCCGCACTTCGTAGAGGCGATTGCCGCCGACGGCGAAGACCACGCCCTCGCTCACCGTGATGCCGTTGGGGTGGCCGAGCGCCTCGCCCGCGGCGAATGTATCCACCACCCCCTCCGTCGACACGCGCCAGATCACGTTCGCCTCGGTGTCGGTGACGTAAACGACTCCGTTCGGCGCCGCCGCCACGTCGTTCAGGAAGAGGGAGCCCTCGATCGGAATGTCCTCCACCGGAAAGCCGGTGTTCCGGTTGAAGACGCGGAGCGTGTGGATGTCCGCCACGTAGAGGCGGTCGCCGTGGATCGCCATCCCCTTGGGCGCGTCGAGGACGATCCCCTCACGGGCGCCGTCGATCCAACGGATCTCCATCTGCATGGTCGCCGGGCCGAAGCGCGTGATGAAACCGTTTCCGTCCTCGGCGGAAGGGTCGCCGTTGATGTTGGCGATGAGATAGAAATCTCCCTGCTCGTCGTGAAGGATCGACTCGGGCGTGGAGAAACCGACTCCCTGCAGGATCTGGCCCTTGTCCTCTTTCGCGCCGCCGCCGCACCCGACGAGAAACGCGAGCCCGGCGAGCAACACCAGTGCCGCACCGATGCGGATCGTTCTCCCGTTCATCTTCTCCCTCCTTTTCATCCCACGGCGCGGGCTCGTTTCGTTCGGGATTCGGGCGCCGCGCCCCTCTGATTCGTTCTCACATCGAAGAGCGGCTTGGCAAGGAGAATCGGCTCGGCGGCCATGGCGGCGTGGGCGGCGGAGAACGCGGCGGCGTTGGGGAGCGGTCGGAAGGGCGCCTTCTGCGCGGGTCATCCGATCCGCGCGATCCGCGTCCCCTCCAGGGTGAGATAGCCGCGGTGGAGGGCCGAGGCGTGGCAGCTGTGGGAGGGGATCACAGGCACGAGGTCGCCGATCGCCGCGCGCGAAGCCCGCCCGCCGCCGACGTGGGCGACGGAGTGCTCCTGCGACACCTGAAGGATCGGCGCGCGCGCGTCCGCCGCGCCGAAGCCGCCCTCCTCCCACGCGCCCAGATAACCGTAGACGGTCCGCCCCTCCCGGTCGACGACGGACTCCTTTGCGAAGTGAACCGCCCCGCCGTAAAGGACCAGTTCCCCCTCCCGAATCCGCCGGCCGACGACCGGGCAGGCGACGGCGACGGCGATCTCGTCCGGCGCGCAGCTCCCCAGCTCCATCTGCATCGCGTCGTAGAAGACGAAGTTCCCGGGACGGATCTCCTCCGCCGGATCGAAGCGGTCGGCGAGCGCGCAGGAGGGCGTGTCCCCCACAGAGATCGGGAGGGGCGCGCCCCCGGCGGCGGCGGAGGCCGATTCCCGCGCCCGCGCCATCCGAACAAGTGATTCGGCGTGGAGGCGGAGGATCTCTTCCGGCGAGCGGGCGGCGTAGGTGCGCCCGTCGTGGGTGAGGATCCCGGCGAGGGCGTGGCGGCGGGAGCGTCCGACCCGCCCGGCGAGGGAGGCGATCCTTTCCGGCCGGTCCCAGGATACGCCGGAGCGGCGCGGGCCGACGTCCACCTTGATCCAGATCCCGACGGGAACGTCGAGATCGCGCTCGACGGCGTCGAAGGATTCTTCGGCGTCGACGAGAAGGCCGAGGCGGATCCGCCGCGCGAGCCGGCGAATTCCGTTCATCTCCAAAACGTTCACCGGAAACGCGATGGTGATGTCCTTCCAGCCGGCGGCGGCGAAGCGCTCCGCCATCCGGACCGAGGAGACGGTGATCCCCGTCACCCCTCTCTCCCGGAACCAGGAGCCGATTTCCGGGGATTGGTGGGTCTTGAAATGGGGGCGGAGGCGGACGCCGGCGCGGCGCGCCTTCTCGGCCATCCGGTCGATGTTCCGGAGCGCGCGTGCGCGGTCGAGGATGAGCGTTGGGCGGACGATGCGGCGGAGCGCCTCGGGGATTCCATCAGCGGCGTTCATCGGTTTTCCTTTCCGGCGCGGGGCGATTCATCCACCCGGATCGGCAGCCCCCGATCGGCGAGGGCGGCGGCGAAGGGGGCGAAGGGGACGTCCCGCTCCGGCGAGAGGAGACCGCGGGCGGGGATGGCGCCGTCCGCGATCATGCGCGCGCCGATGGCGGCGGGGAATCCGACGGTGCGGCTCATGGCGGTAAAACGCTCGTCGCCGAGGACGGTCAGCTCGAAGCGGACGCGGAGGGGGCGACCCGCGCGGGTTCCCTCGGCGTCGACGCGGACCACCACCACGTCCCTCTCCCCCGGGCGATAACGGAGGCGCGGCCCCAGCGCCTCGGCGAGATACGACTTCCGGTCGACCGATGCGCCGCCGACCTCCACCGGTTCGTCGTCCAGAAGGCCGAGGTCCGCCATCATCTTCCAGACGGCGGCGTGCCCCGGCCGGCGGAGGACGTAGCGGCCGAACTCCCGGAGGCCGGAGAGGTCCGCGTCGAGATGGTCGAGCCAGGCGGCGGCGTCCCCGTTGGGATACGCCTCCAGCTCCCCCTGCCCGTCGACATGCACGGTATGAATGTTCGAGGGATCGAAGATCATCCCCGCCGGAATGACGACCGCCCGTCCCTCCCGGATGATCCGGGCCGAGCGGTGGTAGGAGCGGACCGTCCCCTCGAAGTTCCAGGTCACTTTATAGCGAAGGGGATTGTCGTCGGCGCCCCGCGCGGGGAAGCCGGCGCCGTAGCTCAGGAGACGGGTCAGATGGTCGAGCCGCCGCGCCGCCTCGCCGAGGAGGACCAGGTCGATCCCCGGGTCCATCCCGAGCCCGGGGAGAAGGGCGAGCCCCCTCCGGCGCGCCTCCTCCCCCGCGTCCTCCATCTCATCCCCCGGATAAGACGCCGTCACCACGTGCACACCGGCCCGGACCGCCGCCCGGACGACCCCCGCGTGAAGGGGAATCGGGAGAAGGTCGACGCAGACCGCGTCCCCGCCGCGGAAGAGACGGCCGAGAGCCTCGGGATCGCCGGCGTCCACTCCACGCACTCCACGCCCGGCGTTCCCCGAAGAGCGGCGCGCGCTCCTTTCGGATCGATGTCGGCGGCGATCACCCGATCGAAGCCTCCCCGCTCGGCAAAATCCGCCACCGCCGCGCGGCCCTGCATCCCCGTTCCCAGAACGATCGCGCGCATCCTCCCCCCCACTACCACGGGAGCCGGTAAAGCACGGCGCCCGTCTCCAGCCGGATCCCCTCAGGCAGCACGGTGATCTCCCCGGCGGCGACGTCGAGGCCGAAGAGGTGGACCGGCCGCTCGCCGTCGATCCGCACGCGCGTGCCGACCGGGACGAGGGCGAGGCCGTTCAGCGTCCAGAGTCCCTCCTCGTCGATCGGATCGACGGAGAAGTAGCCGTCCAGCGAGGAGGCGCGGAGAGCGAGAAGCGCGGGACCGGCGCGGACGTCCGTGTCGGGAACGCGCGCCCCGGCGTCGAGGAGAAGGAAGTCGTCGGCGCGCAGGTCGATCGGCCCGTGGAGGTGGCGCACGCGGACCGGTTCGCCGCCGCGGGCGAGCGCTTCGACGAGCGCCGCCTCCCCGTCCAGAGGGTGGGCGAGCGAGGAGCGCCCCGGCATCGCCATCGGACGGACTCTCTCCGCTCCCTCCCAGAGGACGAGGCGCGGCTCGACGACCGGCTCCGGACGGAAGGCGTCCAAGAGGGCTTCGAGCGCGGCGCGGCAGGGGACGTCCGGCGCGTGTTCCAGAAAGCGGGCGACCTCGGCGTAGCTCCGCGAGCGAACCACCCTTTCGCAGACGAGCCTGTTCCGCGCCTCTCTCTCCCGAAGGAGCGCTTCTTGAAGAGGGGGCCAGTCCGCGAGCCCCGCGCGGATCGCCGCGAGGCGTGTGCGCGCGTCGAGAGGGGCGCCCGCCTTGAGGAGGCGTTCCGCGGCGGCGCGCCGGCCGGCGGCGATCGCGGTCTCGAGCGGAGTGCTCCCGTCGTCCGCCGCGGCGCGCGGGTCCGCGCCGAAACCGAGGAGGAGGTGGACGATCTCCTCGCGCCCGGCGCGCGCGGCGTAGTGGAGAGGGGTGAACCCGGCCCGATCGCGGACGTCACGCGACGCGCCCCGCGCGAGAAGAGCGCGGGCGATCTTGGCGTCCCCCTTGTCGATGGCGAGACGGAGGGGCGAAGGGGCGGGGGGATGGTTGGGGTCGGCGCCGTGATCGAGGAGGATGCGGACCAGATCGTAGCGGCCCAGCTGCACGGCCCACGGAAGGGGATACCCCCGCGTCTCCCGGCCCTCCCAGAGGAGGCCGTTCGCGGGCGCCCCGGCGCGGAGGAGGGAATCGACGGCGGGCGCGTCGCCGTCCAGAATCGCCGCGTAGAGGGTCTTGGCGTGCGCGGCGGCGGGCAGGGAGAGCGCGGCCGCCAACGTGAACCGACCGATCCATCGCATCGCCCGCGGGATTGTCACCGTTTCGCCCCCTCTCCCCCGCAGATTATCACAGGGAGCTTTTTCGGTGAAGCGACGGCTTCGATGCCGGATTCCCTCCGGGCGAAGCGGGGAGATGTCCTGCACCGAGAGCGGAAGAGGGCCGGGGCGAGGGTGCCTTTACCGCATCTCGTCCAGATGCTCGATCGCCTTACCGTACGCCTCGGCTAGGTCCTCCTCGTGAATCACCACGTCCCCGGCGAGAAGGGAGAGCGCGAGGACCAGACCGTTTCGACTGCTCGGGTCGGCGTTGGACGCGAGGTAGAGATTGTCCGCCAGGCGGTCGTATTTCCTCGTGTAGAACTCCTGCAGCTCGTATGTCAGGGACAGTCGCAAGAGCGTTCGGTAATCCAGATGTTCGAGGGTCCCCAAACGCGTCGCCAGATCCCACGCATGTCTCTGCAACTCGGGCACCCCGAATCCGCCCGGTATCGCCGTCCAAAGAACACCCAGACTCACCGGCTTCTCGGATCCGTCCATCCGGGTGAGGAGAGCGTGCAGGGAATCCCGCACGACGGCGTGATGAGGGGCGATCGCGTCGATCTGCCCCTTGTTGAACTCCATTTCCGCGCGGATCAGCGTCAAGGATTCCTCCGCCCGCGCCTTCTCCCTCTGCTCGATCCTCTTCTCGTTGACGAAGAGTCCCAGAAACACACCGAGCAATATGAGAACGACCTCGAACAGCATCCGGCCGATCGGAAAGCGGCCCCGGGTTTCCATCATCCCCGCGCTCCTTCGTTGGGATCCCGATGATGCGGCGACATGGGGAGAAGTTAGAAGACGGACTTCGCTTCGTCAAATGGAATGAGCGGGCGCGAAGCGCGGTTCCTTAACGACGGACATCCATAGGGTCACGACCGTTTCCGAGCATGACGTCGAACGCCTCGTCCCAGTCCCGGTCGACCCACTCTTCATAGTAATCGGGGCTTCTCTCGGAAAGGATTTCGTCTCGAATCGGGTGCCAGACTCCGTCGAAAGGCTCCTCGACCGCCATCATCGTGTCGACGGCCCACTGTCGGAATTCAATCTTGGAAATCCTCGCGTCCGCCAGGTTCGCTCCTCGGAAGTCGACGATGTTCTTCCACTCCCTCACGCGGCATAGATCGGCTTCCCGTAGGTCGGCTCCACGGAAATTCGCCCCGCACAGAAAGGACGATTGCTCCGGACGAGCACAAAATCCGACGTGCCGCAGGGACGCTTTTCGCAGATCGGCCCCCTCCAGGTCGACCAGCATCATGGTCGCCTCTTCCAGATCGGCGAACCGTAGATCCGCGCCGCGAAGATCGACCAGAACGATCTTCGTTCCCCGCAGGCTGGCGTTCATCAGGTCGGCTTCTCGAAACGTGACGTTCCAGAGCCACGCATCGTCCAGATTCACGCTGGCGAGTTCCGCTCCCGTGAAATCCACGTTCTTTATGTGCGCCCTCCGCAGATCGACTTCCTCCATCTTCGCTCCGCTCAGATCGATCTCGTCCAGCCAGACATCGGAAAGGTCGATTTTCCTGAGAGACGAACCGCGTTGACACAGATACTCCAGCGCCTCGGATCTTCCCACACTCCCCTGCATTCCTCTCGTCGAATTGAGGATGTCCCATGCCTGGAAACGCCTGTCCGCGCAACCGGACGGGAGAAAGGCGATCAGGAGGAAGACCGCGAAG
The sequence above is a segment of the Candidatus Eisenbacteria bacterium genome. Coding sequences within it:
- a CDS encoding alanine racemase, with protein sequence MNAADGIPEALRRIVRPTLILDRARALRNIDRMAEKARRAGVRLRPHFKTHQSPEIGSWFRERGVTGITVSSVRMAERFAAAGWKDITIAFPVNVLEMNGIRRLARRIRLGLLVDAEESFDAVERDLDVPVGIWIKVDVGPRRSGVSWDRPERIASLAGRVGRSRRHALAGILTHDGRTYAARSPEEILRLHAESLVRMARARESASAAAGGAPLPISVGDTPSCALADRFDPAEEIRPGNFVFYDAMQMELGSCAPDEIAVAVACPVVGRRIREGELVLYGGAVHFAKESVVDREGRTVYGYLGAWEEGGFGAADARAPILQVSQEHSVAHVGGGRASRAAIGDLVPVIPSHSCHASALHRGYLTLEGTRIARIG
- a CDS encoding saccharopine dehydrogenase NADP-binding domain-containing protein, translating into MDAGDPEALGRLFRGGDAVCVDLLPIPLHAGVVRAAVRAGVHVVTASYPGDEMEDAGEEARRRGLALLPGLGMDPGIDLVLLGEAARRLDHLTRLLSYGAGFPARGADDNPLRYKVTWNFEGTVRSYHRSARIIREGRAVVIPAGMIFDPSNIHTVHVDGQGELEAYPNGDAAAWLDHLDADLSGLREFGRYVLRRPGHAAVWKMMADLGLLDDEPVEVGGASVDRKSYLAEALGPRLRYRPGERDVVVVRVDAEGTRAGRPLRVRFELTVLGDERFTAMSRTVGFPAAIGARMIADGAIPARGLLSPERDVPFAPFAAALADRGLPIRVDESPRAGKENR
- a CDS encoding ankyrin repeat domain-containing protein; its protein translation is MTIPRAMRWIGRFTLAAALSLPAAAHAKTLYAAILDGDAPAVDSLLRAGAPANGLLWEGRETRGYPLPWAVQLGRYDLVRILLDHGADPNHPPAPSPLRLAIDKGDAKIARALLARGASRDVRDRAGFTPLHYAARAGREEIVHLLLGFGADPRAAADDGSTPLETAIAAGRRAAAERLLKAGAPLDARTRLAAIRAGLADWPPLQEALLREREARNRLVCERVVRSRSYAEVARFLEHAPDVPCRAALEALLDAFRPEPVVEPRLVLWEGAERVRPMAMPGRSSLAHPLDGEAALVEALARGGEPVRVRHLHGPIDLRADDFLLLDAGARVPDTDVRAGPALLALRASSLDGYFSVDPIDEEGLWTLNGLALVPVGTRVRIDGERPVHLFGLDVAAGEITVLPEGIRLETGAVLYRLPW
- a CDS encoding pentapeptide repeat-containing protein, which produces MNRPDSRYRPTPSILFAVFLLIAFLPSGCADRRFQAWDILNSTRGMQGSVGRSEALEYLCQRGSSLRKIDLSDVWLDEIDLSGAKMEEVDLRRAHIKNVDFTGAELASVNLDDAWLWNVTFREADLMNASLRGTKIVLVDLRGADLRFADLEEATMMLVDLEGADLRKASLRHVGFCARPEQSSFLCGANFRGADLREADLCRVREWKNIVDFRGANLADARISKIEFRQWAVDTMMAVEEPFDGVWHPIRDEILSERSPDYYEEWVDRDWDEAFDVMLGNGRDPMDVRR